One genomic segment of Oenanthe melanoleuca isolate GR-GAL-2019-014 chromosome 5, OMel1.0, whole genome shotgun sequence includes these proteins:
- the LMO1 gene encoding rhombotin-1 isoform X2, translating to MVLDKEDGVPMLSVQPKGKQKGCAGCNRKIKDRYLLKALDKYWHEDCLKCACCDCRLGEVGSTLYTKANLILCRRDYLRLFGTTGNCAACSKLIPAFEMVMRARDNVYHLDCFACQLCNQRFCVGDKFFLKNNMILCQMDYEEGQLNGSFESQVQ from the exons GTGTGCCCATGCTCTCCGTACAACCCAAAGGGAAGCAGAAGGGCTGCGCCGGCTGCAACCGCAAGATCAAGGACCGCTACCTGCTGAAGGCTCTGGATAAGTATTGGCATGAAGACTGTCTAAAGTGTGCCTGCTGTGACTGTCGTCTTGGAGAGGTTGGATCAACTCTTTACACAAAAGCAAATCTCATTCTCTGCCGCAGAGATTACCTGAG GCTCTTTGGTACCACCGGGAATTGTGCTGCCTGCAGTAAACTGATCCCTGCCTTTGAGATGGTGATGAGGGCCAGAGATAATGTTTACCATTTGGACTGCTTTGCCTGTCAGCTCTGCAACCAGCG ATTCTGCGTGGGAGACAAATTTTTCCTGAAGAACAACATGATCTTGTGTCAGATGGACTATGAGGAAGGGCAGCTGAACGGGAGCTTCGAGTCCCAGGTTCAATAA
- the LMO1 gene encoding rhombotin-1 isoform X1, translating into MMVLDKEDGVPMLSVQPKGKQKGCAGCNRKIKDRYLLKALDKYWHEDCLKCACCDCRLGEVGSTLYTKANLILCRRDYLRLFGTTGNCAACSKLIPAFEMVMRARDNVYHLDCFACQLCNQRFCVGDKFFLKNNMILCQMDYEEGQLNGSFESQVQ; encoded by the exons GTGTGCCCATGCTCTCCGTACAACCCAAAGGGAAGCAGAAGGGCTGCGCCGGCTGCAACCGCAAGATCAAGGACCGCTACCTGCTGAAGGCTCTGGATAAGTATTGGCATGAAGACTGTCTAAAGTGTGCCTGCTGTGACTGTCGTCTTGGAGAGGTTGGATCAACTCTTTACACAAAAGCAAATCTCATTCTCTGCCGCAGAGATTACCTGAG GCTCTTTGGTACCACCGGGAATTGTGCTGCCTGCAGTAAACTGATCCCTGCCTTTGAGATGGTGATGAGGGCCAGAGATAATGTTTACCATTTGGACTGCTTTGCCTGTCAGCTCTGCAACCAGCG ATTCTGCGTGGGAGACAAATTTTTCCTGAAGAACAACATGATCTTGTGTCAGATGGACTATGAGGAAGGGCAGCTGAACGGGAGCTTCGAGTCCCAGGTTCAATAA